The Moorella glycerini genomic interval TACCGGGAGTATGCGGAGAAATGGTATAGATCCCTGACTAGTTAATAATGGATAAGCAAGGCACGTATAACGGTGCGAGAAGATTAGCTATAGTTTATCTTGCCTGTAAGAGGGGTAAGAACTTGCTTTTTGTTGAAAAGGTCTTTGCGGATTGCAAAAAGAGGAAATATGATAACCCAAGACTATATTGTTACTAGACAATTCTAACTGAATGTTCATCAGATATACAGAGTTAAAACTAAGGGTGAACTGAACTAAATGGTAGAGCAAACAGTATCAAATTCTCATAACACCAATGTGAGTTTAACAAATCCAATGCGACGTTTTGCTAAAGACAGTGTTTTTTATTCAATAGCCAAAAGCGTTCCCGCATTAACAGCTTTTGCAAGTGCTTTCATTTTTACAAGAGTATTCACGACTAGCGACTACGGACTCTACAGTTTAGTTTTGGCGATTATAAATCCGATTACCATCGCTTTGACAGAGTGGGCGGGACAACCTATAGGTAGATTTTACAGTGAGTATTATGTAGGTGGACGTGGCAGTGAGTATTCTAATATCGTTCGGACTCTCGCCTTGTTAGTGCTTAGCCTGAGTATACTGGCCGGCTTATTAATTGCAACGCTGGGGGCTCGATCTTGGGGTTGGAGTTTAGCATTGGCGGTCATTTTTCTTATACCTGCTCAGGCTATGACCAACGTACTTTCCCCAATTCTGCCTGCTAGCCTCGATACAGGTTACTACAGGTTTCTAGAGATCTCAAGAGCTATTCTGAATCTTGGTTTTTCAGCAACCTTGGTTTTTTTCCTATTTCGTTCACCAGCAGGCTTGATTTGGGGTATGCTGCTGGGTACATTATGCATGCTGCCATTTCTATTAAGAAGAGTCAAAAGAAGGCTACAGGAGATAACGCATGATAGTAAGATAGCGTTGCACGAAGATTCAAGATTGAAAGAGGGACTAGGACGCTTCATCAGATATGGTAGCCCAATGTTATTTTGGTTTTTTGCTGCTCAGCTTCTAGCTATTGGGGATCGATACCTGCTTCAATTCTTTAGGGGAAGTACAGAAGTCGGTATTTATTCAGCAAATTATAATCTTATCAGTGGTATCAGCGGTCTGTTGAGTGGGCCTGTTACCATGGCTGCCTTTCCAATAATAATGAGGCTTTGGGCTAATGGTGACCACGATGGCTTGGTCCGTACCCTATCGAAAATGACAGGTTTTTATTTGGTGTTAGGAATCGGCATGGTAGGTGGGACTGCGGCTGTTGGCTTCGATTTTGTATCTATCGCACTAGGTGAGCAGTTTAGAGTAGGGTATACGATTCTTGTACCAGTTTTGGCCGGGCAAGTACTTTGGCAGGCTTCTATATTGGGGCACAAAGGTTTGGAACTAGCGGAAAAAACATATGTCATGTTAAGATGGGCAGGTTTGGCGGCGTCTCTTAACTTTATACTTAATCTAATATTTATACCTCATAATGGTTATCTTGCCGCTGCGTATACAACATTGGTTAGTTACGGAGTGTACACAGTTCTTATTTTGTTTTCTTCGAGAGGTACCCTTCCTTGGCGTATACCTTTTTGGTTAGTATTTAAGTCGGGGATAGCCTGTATAATTGCTCTATTTACTGTCTGGTTCTCTTATCCGCCAGGCAATGGCTGGCTTTCATTTTTGTTACGAGGCTTCTTGTTCACCGGGGTTTATCTGGCTACCATCCTTCTGGCCGAACTACCACGAATAAAAGTGCTTATTCGATGAGGTATTTTAGCGTTTAATAAAACGAGAAGGGAGACCAATTAGTGCGGATCACCTTCATTTTGCCAGGTTATCCTTGGAGACCGGTGGGTGGATACAGGGTAGTTTACGAATATGCCAACCATCTTGTGGCCAAAGGCCATGATGTAACAGTAGTTCATCCACGTAAGATGCGGCAGACTCCACGCCCGGTTGGTTTATATCAGGTATTTCGTACTGCAGCCAAGCGAGGCCGGGACTTCTTGTTGCGGCCGAAGCTGGAATGGCAATGGTTAGACCCCAGGGTTAAAATGGTTTACGTTCGCGAGCCAATAGCCCAATATGTTCCAGATGGCGATGTGGTTTTTGCGACCGCCTGGCAAACTGCAGAATATGTGGCGAAGTATCCCTTATCAAAGGGTCGTAAATTCTATTTAATACAAGCCTATGAGATCTGGGGAGGGCCGAAAGCACAGGTAGATGCTACATGGCGGTTCCCTATGAAAAAGGTAGTTATAGCCAAATGGCTTTTTGAGAAGGGCCTGGAACTCGGTGTACCTGCAGAGGAGATGCGACATATCCCTAACGGGATCGATCTCAAAAAATTCCATATTACTACAGACATCACTAACCGCCCTCGACGCGTCAGTATGTTGTATTCGAATACAGAATGGAAAGGTTCAGTAGACGGCATCCGGGCACTGGAGGTCGTAAAGAAGGAGTTTCCCGAGTTAAGAACAGTTTTCTTCGGCACTCCATCACGGCCGGCTTCCCTGCCAGACTGGATTGAATATTACAAAAATCCACCCCAGGAAACGTTAGTAGAAGAGATTTACAATGGTAGTTCGATTTTCTTATGCCCCAGCTGGACAGAAGGATGGGGTTTACCGGGAGCAGAAGCTATGGCTTGTGGATGCGCCTTGGTTTCTACTGATACGGGGGGAGTACACGACTATGCCATCCACAATGAAACCGCTTTATTATCGCCTCCTCGAGATCCGCAAGCTCTGGCAGAGAACCTTTGTCGGCTTCTGAATGACGACATACTACGGGTGCGTCTAGCTGAAGCTGGCTGTGCCAATATTCAATACTTTACTTGGGATCGAGCCACCGAAGCACTCCTTGAATTTATAACGAGTGGGTAGCTAATACGGTACCATATCATAGCTTTCGTAGGATCTCGCTGATAAGATATTGGTTGTCTAACTAACAACAGCAAAGGTAACCTAAACGGTATATTAACAGTTACAAGGAGTTCCAACAATGTTTTTATACTTCGCATCACTTATAGAAATTCTTGAACAAATCGACAAAGAGTGCCGCCTCGTTATAGAAGATATAGAAAGTGAAAGCCCAGAATATCCATCCGCTAAATATTTTGCAGATAGAATAAGATATATCGAAAGTTTAGTGAAAGAAAATCTTGCTAAGACACCATTGGTAAATGCACCACGTTTCAAAGATTTGTCCCGTCATATAAGTTTTGGTATGTATTATTCAACAAAACAACCAGGGATTCAAGGTATTCAAGGCAATTTGCAAGATATTATTTTATATGACATTCCGGCCATTCGCCAATGGATATTGGAATTCATGGAGGGCCATATAGATGGCGAATTGTTGGAGGTAACAAAAAAGCGCCTTCAAAATAATGATTATATTGGAGCTGTACGTGCCGCGTTCCCGTTGTTTTCTCAAAGAATGCGTTTATCATTTGGAATAGATGCTAGCGTTAAAGACGGAGCAAAGCTGATTGATAAAGTTTTTGGGGAAACAACTACTATTCATTTAAGGAATGGAGCAATATTAACTGGCAAGGAGAAAGAGTCTTTTAATTCTCTTTTAAAGGGTTTATATCAGTTGGTTAGGAATAATGCTATTCATGAACACGATTCAATTACTCTCGAGCAAGCAGATGCTGCTTTGGCTACTCTTAATTATGTACTTCGTACTATAAAGATGTAATTTAACACGAAAATAACCTAACAAATGATCTTCATCAAGTAAATAACCCTACCAGGCAGGGCGTAAAAAGGCAATAATAAGCTAGCAGATGCATGAACTTGCATCAGCCAGGTTAATCCTTTTTGAGGGTATAGTGTTAAACGACCTGGGCGACTTCCCTTACCTCGAGTCCCAGCTTCCGGGCCTCAGCAATAATTTTCTTGATCCGAAACCTTTCTTGCTTTTGTTTGGCTTTCTCAAATGCAGTCTCGTCGTAGTCTGTACCGTTTTTTAGTAAGTTGTAAATGATTACCAGGAGCTTTCTGGCTAAAGCGATAAGGGCTTTCTTGGCCCCGCGGCGTTGCTTGACCTTCCAGTACCAGGACGATAAATAGCTGTCGCGTACCCGGGTGATGGACCAGGCAACTTCGCAAAGAATTCGCTTTAGATAGGTGTTACCGTGGGTGGTGCGAGTGGACTTTTTTTTCCTGCACTTTCATTATTGCCGGGGCTTAAGCCCGCCCAGGAACAGATATGTTCCGCAGTTTTAAAGCGGCTCATATCGATGCCAATTTCCGCCAGAATAGCGGCGGCAGCGGTTTTGTCAATCCCCGGGATGCCGTCCAGTTGTTCCAGTTGTCTTTGGTATTGATTAAGTTTTTCCTCCAGCTTTTGCTCTACCAATCGAAGATGCTCGTAGTGCTGATCCAGCCAGCCCAGCAAAAGCTTGAGGAACTCCCTTTGGTGAACATCCATTTTGCCATTGACAGCCTGCTTGATTTCCTGAAGCTTACTCTTGGCACGACCCTTTACCAAAGTCTCTACTTCCCGGGCGGATATCTTCCCGTGACGGCAAAGGTGATCCATAATCGCCCGGCCCGATACCCCGAAGATATCGGTGAGGAAGGTGGAGAGCTTGAAACCGCAGCTTTGTAAGTGCTTTTCGATGCGGTTCTTTTGCGACGCAATCTCTTCGATAATACTTTTGCGGTACCGGGTTAGATTACGGAGTTCCCGGATAGGTTTGGAGGGGATAAAACTTCCTTCCAACAATCCGGCGCGTAAAAGGGTAGCTATCCATTCAGCGTCCTTCATGTCAGTCTTTTTACCGGGAACGTTTTTCATGTGCCGGGCGTTGGCAACAATCAAAACCATACTGCCGTCAAAGGCTTCTTCCAGGACGTTATATACAGGCTGCCAATAAACCCCGGTGCTTTCCATGGCCACATGGCGGCAGTTCTCTGCTTCCAGCCAGGCTTTCAGTTCATCAAGCCCGGGCAGAAGGGTGGAAAAGGTGCGGATGGTTTTTGTCGGTTCCTCGCCAATATTGCCTTTTAATAGGCAGGCAACCACGGTATCTTTATGGA includes:
- a CDS encoding oligosaccharide flippase family protein; the protein is MVEQTVSNSHNTNVSLTNPMRRFAKDSVFYSIAKSVPALTAFASAFIFTRVFTTSDYGLYSLVLAIINPITIALTEWAGQPIGRFYSEYYVGGRGSEYSNIVRTLALLVLSLSILAGLLIATLGARSWGWSLALAVIFLIPAQAMTNVLSPILPASLDTGYYRFLEISRAILNLGFSATLVFFLFRSPAGLIWGMLLGTLCMLPFLLRRVKRRLQEITHDSKIALHEDSRLKEGLGRFIRYGSPMLFWFFAAQLLAIGDRYLLQFFRGSTEVGIYSANYNLISGISGLLSGPVTMAAFPIIMRLWANGDHDGLVRTLSKMTGFYLVLGIGMVGGTAAVGFDFVSIALGEQFRVGYTILVPVLAGQVLWQASILGHKGLELAEKTYVMLRWAGLAASLNFILNLIFIPHNGYLAAAYTTLVSYGVYTVLILFSSRGTLPWRIPFWLVFKSGIACIIALFTVWFSYPPGNGWLSFLLRGFLFTGVYLATILLAELPRIKVLIR
- a CDS encoding glycosyltransferase family 4 protein gives rise to the protein MRITFILPGYPWRPVGGYRVVYEYANHLVAKGHDVTVVHPRKMRQTPRPVGLYQVFRTAAKRGRDFLLRPKLEWQWLDPRVKMVYVREPIAQYVPDGDVVFATAWQTAEYVAKYPLSKGRKFYLIQAYEIWGGPKAQVDATWRFPMKKVVIAKWLFEKGLELGVPAEEMRHIPNGIDLKKFHITTDITNRPRRVSMLYSNTEWKGSVDGIRALEVVKKEFPELRTVFFGTPSRPASLPDWIEYYKNPPQETLVEEIYNGSSIFLCPSWTEGWGLPGAEAMACGCALVSTDTGGVHDYAIHNETALLSPPRDPQALAENLCRLLNDDILRVRLAEAGCANIQYFTWDRATEALLEFITSG
- a CDS encoding TIGR02391 family protein, whose amino-acid sequence is MFLYFASLIEILEQIDKECRLVIEDIESESPEYPSAKYFADRIRYIESLVKENLAKTPLVNAPRFKDLSRHISFGMYYSTKQPGIQGIQGNLQDIILYDIPAIRQWILEFMEGHIDGELLEVTKKRLQNNDYIGAVRAAFPLFSQRMRLSFGIDASVKDGAKLIDKVFGETTTIHLRNGAILTGKEKESFNSLLKGLYQLVRNNAIHEHDSITLEQADAALATLNYVLRTIKM